A portion of the Segatella copri DSM 18205 genome contains these proteins:
- a CDS encoding trimeric intracellular cation channel family protein, whose amino-acid sequence MIHGDPEFVLTLHSVIEFIGTFAFALSGIRLAASKHYDWLGGFVCGVAVAIGGGTIRDVMLGVRPFWMLSPIYLICTLFAQLVVIACHRYLKRLDNTWFLFDTLGLALFNIAGIQKSLECGFSFWVAIIMGCITGAAGGVIRDVLLNEEPIIFRKEIYAMACVAGGLAYWGLSYLGVSLYITVIVAFSVVCAIRLLAVRYHISLPKLRDEEQTVE is encoded by the coding sequence ATGATACATGGCGATCCTGAATTCGTGCTCACGCTTCATAGCGTGATAGAATTCATCGGAACATTTGCTTTTGCCCTTTCGGGCATTCGTCTGGCTGCAAGTAAGCACTATGATTGGCTGGGCGGTTTTGTTTGTGGTGTGGCTGTAGCCATAGGTGGTGGAACCATACGAGATGTGATGCTTGGTGTGCGTCCGTTTTGGATGTTGAGCCCTATCTACCTGATTTGTACGCTGTTTGCGCAGTTGGTAGTGATTGCTTGCCACCGCTATCTCAAGCGTCTTGACAATACCTGGTTTCTGTTTGATACCTTGGGCTTGGCGCTTTTCAATATTGCGGGCATCCAGAAGTCGCTCGAATGTGGTTTCTCCTTTTGGGTAGCCATCATCATGGGCTGTATCACGGGTGCTGCAGGCGGTGTTATCCGCGATGTGCTTCTTAATGAAGAGCCGATCATCTTCCGAAAGGAGATTTATGCGATGGCTTGTGTCGCCGGTGGTTTAGCTTATTGGGGATTGAGCTATCTGGGTGTGAGCCTCTATATTACGGTGATTGTAGCTTTCAGTGTGGTCTGCGCCATCCGATTGCTGGCTGTAAGATACCATATTTCACTCCCGAAGCTGAGGGATGAAGAACAAACTGTAGAATGA
- a CDS encoding replication-associated recombination protein A — MSEPLAERMRPHTLADYVGQQHLVGEGAVLRKMIDAGRISSFILWGPPGVGKTTLAQIVAQTIKVPFFTLSAVTSGVKDVREVIERAKSGRFFNSASPILFIDEIHRFSKSQQDSLLGAVEKGIVTLIGATTENPSFEVIRPLLSRCQLYVLKPLEKADLEGLLHRAITQDVELREKNIKLEETGALLRYSGGDARKLLNILELVVESAGSSEIVITDKMVEEQLQQNPLAYDKQGEMHYDIISAFIKSIRGSDPDAALYWMARMIEGGEDPQFIARRVVISASEDVGLANPNALLLANAAFDTVMKIGWPEARIALAEAVVYLATSPKSNSAYLGINDALATVRQTGNLPVPLHIRNAPTKLMKDLGYHDGYKYPHDYPGHFTEQQYLPDELKDARFWHAQHSPSEERLYNWMVTCWGERFKN; from the coding sequence ATGAGTGAACCGTTAGCTGAAAGAATGAGACCTCACACGCTTGCTGACTATGTAGGACAGCAGCATTTGGTAGGTGAGGGGGCCGTGCTGCGCAAGATGATTGACGCAGGGCGCATATCCTCTTTTATCCTCTGGGGACCCCCTGGAGTGGGCAAGACTACCCTTGCTCAAATCGTGGCACAAACCATCAAGGTGCCGTTCTTCACCCTCTCTGCGGTGACCAGTGGCGTAAAGGATGTCCGCGAGGTGATAGAAAGAGCAAAAAGTGGTAGATTCTTTAATTCGGCTTCTCCTATATTGTTTATTGATGAGATTCACCGTTTCTCCAAGAGTCAGCAGGATTCGCTTTTGGGTGCGGTAGAGAAGGGTATTGTTACGCTGATAGGTGCTACCACCGAGAATCCTTCATTCGAGGTGATTCGTCCGCTGTTGTCCAGGTGTCAGCTCTATGTGCTCAAACCGCTCGAAAAGGCTGATCTTGAAGGACTCCTGCATCGTGCCATTACGCAGGATGTAGAACTCAGAGAAAAGAATATTAAGTTGGAAGAGACGGGCGCGCTGCTGAGATATAGTGGTGGAGATGCCCGCAAACTGCTCAATATTCTGGAACTGGTGGTAGAATCTGCCGGATCTTCAGAGATTGTGATTACCGACAAGATGGTAGAAGAGCAGTTGCAGCAGAATCCGCTGGCTTACGATAAACAGGGTGAAATGCATTATGATATTATCTCAGCCTTTATCAAGAGTATTCGCGGAAGCGATCCCGATGCTGCGCTTTATTGGATGGCGAGGATGATAGAAGGAGGAGAAGACCCGCAGTTTATAGCCCGTAGGGTTGTGATCAGTGCCTCTGAGGATGTGGGACTTGCCAATCCGAATGCACTCCTGCTTGCCAATGCTGCCTTCGATACGGTGATGAAGATAGGGTGGCCCGAAGCGCGTATCGCCCTTGCTGAGGCTGTGGTTTATCTGGCCACGAGTCCGAAGAGCAACAGTGCTTATCTGGGCATTAATGATGCGCTGGCTACTGTACGGCAAACGGGTAATCTGCCTGTTCCGCTGCACATCCGCAATGCTCCTACCAAACTGATGAAAGATTTGGGCTATCATGACGGATATAAGTATCCCCACGATTATCCTGGACATTTCACAGAGCAGCAGTATCTGCCAGACGAACTGAAGGATGCCCGCTTCTGGCATGCGCAGCATTCGCCTTCCGAGGAGCGCCTCTACAACTGGATGGTTACCTGCTGGGGAGAAAGATTCAAGAATTAG